In a single window of the Zea mays cultivar B73 chromosome 5, Zm-B73-REFERENCE-NAM-5.0, whole genome shotgun sequence genome:
- the LOC103628429 gene encoding uncharacterized protein, whose amino-acid sequence MSPEAEVRTNRGKDNRSKLTMSHAAGSKSYARVGHELAEQQGRPARRDEIYVRTHTRKNKEGDIVPLPGAEIFINKFEEAVAENPELKDRSIEDGDLYAHVFGEKEPRGRIRGLGLGPTPQDVGTPGTQMKISTKLQMALQARSQSEQEVRALRQDMNQMKEKMDQIYQMMVAAQGVQHIESPSQHGPNSRQVI is encoded by the exons ATGTCTCCAGAAGCCGAG GTTCGTACAAACAGAGGTAAAGATAACCGTTCAAAGCTGACTATGTCGCATGCAGCTGGCAGCAAGAGTTATGCTCGTGTGGGGCATGAACTG GCCGAGCAACAAGGACGCCCTGCGAGAAGAGATGAAATATATGTTAGAACACACACGCGTAAGAACAAAGAAGGGGATATTGTGCCTCTACCTGGAGCAGAAATATTCATT AATAAATTTGAAGAAGCTGTTGCTGAGAACCCAGAACTGAAGGACAGAAGTATTGAAGATGGTGATTTATATGCACATGTTTTTGGAGAGAAAGAACCAAGAGGTCGTATTCGTGGTTTAGGCTTAGGACCAACTCCACAAGATGTAGGCACCCCTGGAACTCAAATGAAAATATCAACAAAGCTTCAAATGGCATTGCAAGCTCGCAGTCAGTCTGAGCAAGAGGTTAGAGCCTTAAGACAGGATATGAATCAAATGAAAGAAAAAATGGATCAAATTTATCAAATGATGGTAGCAGCTCAAGGGGTGCAACATATAGAAAGCCCATCACAACATGGGCCTAATTCTCGACAGGTGATATAA